The following DNA comes from Verrucomicrobiales bacterium.
AACCTTTCGCGATGCCGTTAAGCGCGCGGAGTCGCGCGCGGTCACCCTCTGTTTCGAACCACTGGCTCCGAGCGAAACGAATTTCATCAACACTGCCGCCGAGGCCATCCGGTTTGTGAAGGAGATCCCGAGCCCGAATTTCAAAATTATCTTGGACGTGAAGGCCATGAGCTCGGAAACCAAGACGATCCCGGAGATCATTCGCGAATCAGCCAACCAGTTCGGGTATTTCCACGCCAACGATCGCAATCTCAAGGGACCCGGATTTGGTGATGTTGATTTTGTTCCGATCGCCAGCGCTCTGCGCGAGGTCGATTACCAGGGTGTAGTCTCCGTGGAAGTCTTCTCATTCGAGGAAGGCCCGGAGGTCATCGCGAAGCAGAGCCTGGCCTACCTGCACAAGTGCTTCCGACGCAGCTGAGCAAAGTTTACCCGGGGAAGCTCGCCGGGATTTGATCCGCGATGTAGCGCCCGATTTCAATCGAGGCGGTGGCGGCAGGTGAGGGAGCGTTGCAGACATGCAGTGAGTTGCGCCCCTGCACCACCAGGAAATCGTCAACCAGCTGGCCGCTCGGCAAGAGGGCCTGAGCACGAACCCCCGCCGCGCAGGGCCGCAGATCCGCGTCTTGAACCTCCGGTATCAGCTCCTGGAGGCTGCGCAAAAAGGCCGCGCGACTCCACGATCGCCACATCTCGCGACTTCCCTCCCGCCAGTGCTTGGCTGCCATCCTCCAGAACCCGCCAAACGTCAACGTGTCCGCCAGATCCCCGAAGTTGAGGTCCGTCTTGTGATAGCCTTCACGTCGAAACGCTAACACCGCGTTAGGGCCGGCGTGCACCGAGCCGTCGATCATGCGCGTGAAGTGCACCCCCAGAAATGGAAAGTCTGGGTTCGGCACTGGATAGATGAGCCCTTTCACCAGCGACCGACGTTCCGGAACCAGCTCATAATACTCCCCGCGAAACGGCACGATCCTCGCCGGAGCACGCTCCCCGGCTCGCTCAGTGATCCGATCACTGTGAAGCCCGGCGCAATTGATGAGAAAGCGGGCATCAACAGTCGCCGATGCGGTTTCGATCCGATGCCGTCCGCCCTCGTCACGGATGCCATTGACCCCAGCCCCGAAGCAGATCTCTCCCCCCTGGGCGCGTATCAGCTCAGCATACTTTAGGCTCACCTGCCGATAGTTGACGATGCCGGTGGCGCGCACCTGGAGAGCCGCCACACAGCGCACATGCGGTTCAATCTCCCGCACCGCCTCGGGTGAAACGCGCTCGACTTCGAGTTCGTTCTGACGGCCTCGCTGGAGCAGCGCCTCGAGCCCTGGCACCTCGGTCTCGCGGGTGGCGACAATCAGCTTGCCGCAAACCTCGTGAGCAATTCCATGCTCACGGCAGAAGTGCACCATGGATTGGCTCCCCGCCCGGGCAAAGCGGGCTTTAAAGCTGCCTGGCTTGTAGTAGATACCGGAATGAATGACCCCGCTGTTGCGGCCGGTTTGATGGAGAGCCAGGTCGGCTTCCTTTTCGAGCACGGCAACCGAGGCTTTCTGAAAACGGCGCCCAATCGACAGGGCAGTGGCCAGCCCGACAATACCGCCACCGATCACGGCGAAATCAACACGCGTCATTGAGATGAGCCGATCCGCAGAGAAGCGGATCGGCAGGGCACGGCCGGGGCGACCAAAGCAGGAGGAAGAGCCAGATCAGCGGCATCAGGCCGCCTCCTTTACTTCTTCTCCTCTTTCTTTTCGTCCTTTTTCTCTTCTTTTTTCTCTTCCTTCTTGGCGAGCACAGTCATGTCGATACCCCGGTTCGGCTTGAGACCAGGCAAAGATTTCTGCAGCTCGGCCACCCCCGCGTCGGTGGCTTTGCTTTGCCACAGGTAGAGCGCCTTCAGGTTCTTCAATTCCTTGAGGTTCGCCAACCCCGCATCACCCACGGCGGTGTTATAGAGATTCAGGTACTCCAACTTGGCCAGGCCTTTCAAGTGGGCCAATCCGGCGTCGGTCACTGCCGTCCCGGACAGGTTCAGCGAGATGAGATTGCCCAGGCCTTTCAGGTTTGCCAGACCGGCGTCGGTGATCTTGGTGTTCCTCAGGTTCAGATGGACGAGTCCCTTGATGTCCTTGAACTGCGCTAAGGTGGAATCGGTGACATTGGTGCCCAAGAGGCTGAGATTCGCGTCACGCCAGTTCTGATTCATGGCGACAGGCATCACGGTGATTCCAGCCGCCTGCAATTTCTCAATCGCCTGGAGTTCCGCCGGCTCTGGTTTGTGCTCACCCAATGCCTCAACCCCGGTCTTGGGCTTGGCCGGCGCAGTTGCGCCGCCGCCGATGGTGACGCCAGCAGGCCATTCGGCACCCTCGGTCAACCAGGCACGCAGCACGTCGACCTGCGCCTTGGGCAACGGGTCGCCTTCCGGCGGCATGGCGTCATCATGACCTTTCGGGAGGGTCACGCGGTGCAGTAGATCGCTCTTGTCCGCGTTGCCCGGAACAATGATGCCCTCTTTCTTGAAAGCAGCTTCCTTCGAATCCAAACGAAGCTTGCCCTTCTGCTTCTCGGCCCCGTGGCACTTCACGCAGGACTGCTCGAGAATCGGCTTCACCTCCTTGGTGAAGTCCACTTTGGCCTGAACCTGTTGGAAAGGAACAAGGCCGCTCAAACCAAGAACCAGCGTCAGCGATGAGAGAGCAGAGGATTTCATAGGGCAATTAGTGTCGGCATTTCGCCAGGTCATCAATGATTATGCAAGAGACAGACGTAAGAAACTGCAATTCCTTCGGAGAAAATTCAGGGAATCATTCATTCCTCAGAACCTGACGAAGCCTTGGGTTCCGGTAGCCAATGGGTGATGATGGCACCCACGACCGCAAACAGGCCGGCCACCACGGCCGCGGTCAACGCAATTTTGGCCGGACTAGGCGGGCTGGCTGCCGAGAAGGTGAAAGTGAACCAGGCGGCGGAGGTGCCTAGCACACGGCCCCCGATGTTCGCCGCAAAACTTTCCCCGGTGCCGCGCAGGTGGACTGGATACACGAGCGGAAGGTAGTTGCCCCAGAAACTAAAGGTGCCCACCACCAGGAAGCCCGCCACGGCAACCAACCACTTCACGGTCTCCAAATTTCCCTCAGTGCCGAGATTCTTGCTGATGTAGTAGAAGAACAGGGGCACAAAGAAGAGCGCCGGGAGGTGGAACAAACGGAGGAGCGTCCGACGGCTAAGAATCCTGACCGCCAGGACCGCCAGCGCGAAACGTCCTAACAAGCCCCCAACCTCCTGCCACTTCTGGACTTTGGCCGCCACCCCCTCCTCCACCGCCTTGCCTGCCCCGATCAACGCCTTCGGGGCGGGCTTGGCCTTACCCTCCGTCTCGGCTTTCTTCACAAGGTCATCCTGCCGCTGCTTGACCATGGCTTTCACGTCCGCCATACCCGGGACAATCTGCGGAAGATGCTG
Coding sequences within:
- a CDS encoding sugar phosphate isomerase/epimerase, with translation MQFGICSEIFQGWKLDEAMRFAAQTGYDVIEIAPFTLAKYVTELSASDRQRIREDAQKTGIKISGIHWVLAHTEGLHVNHPDAEIRSRTARYFCDLVDFCADIGGQSMVIGSPKQRQILDGVTPQQAWAWARETFRDAVKRAESRAVTLCFEPLAPSETNFINTAAEAIRFVKEIPSPNFKIILDVKAMSSETKTIPEIIRESANQFGYFHANDRNLKGPGFGDVDFVPIASALREVDYQGVVSVEVFSFEEGPEVIAKQSLAYLHKCFRRS
- the lhgO gene encoding L-2-hydroxyglutarate oxidase, with the translated sequence MTRVDFAVIGGGIVGLATALSIGRRFQKASVAVLEKEADLALHQTGRNSGVIHSGIYYKPGSFKARFARAGSQSMVHFCREHGIAHEVCGKLIVATRETEVPGLEALLQRGRQNELEVERVSPEAVREIEPHVRCVAALQVRATGIVNYRQVSLKYAELIRAQGGEICFGAGVNGIRDEGGRHRIETASATVDARFLINCAGLHSDRITERAGERAPARIVPFRGEYYELVPERRSLVKGLIYPVPNPDFPFLGVHFTRMIDGSVHAGPNAVLAFRREGYHKTDLNFGDLADTLTFGGFWRMAAKHWREGSREMWRSWSRAAFLRSLQELIPEVQDADLRPCAAGVRAQALLPSGQLVDDFLVVQGRNSLHVCNAPSPAATASIEIGRYIADQIPASFPG